The following is a genomic window from Hymenobacter monticola.
CACCGGCCTGCACCAGTCGCCCTACCACGGCTTTTCGGTGGAATTTTCGGAGCACCGCCTCTACAACCCCGGCGAGAGCACCCGGCACATCGACTGGAAGGTATTTGCCCGCACCGACAAGCTGTTCGTGAAGCGTTATGAAGAGGAAACCAACCTGCGCGCCCACCTGCTGCTCGACGTGAGCCCCAGCATGTACTACCCCGCGCCGGGTCACGACAAGCTCAAATTCAGCATTTTGGCTTCGGCGGCGCTCACCACGCTGCTCACCCGCCAGCGCGACGCCGTGGGCCTCGTCACCTTCGCCGATACCATTGAGCTGCAAACCCCGGTGCGCTCCACCAGCACCCACCGCCACACCCTGCTGCTGGCCCTGCAGCAGCTGCTGGAACGCCCGCCCGCGCCCAAATCGGGCCGGGGCACCGACGTGGCTGGCACCATCCACGCCATTGCCCAGCAGATTCCCAAACGCTCGCTCGTCATCGTGTTCAGCGACATGCTGGGGCGCGGCGCGGCCGAGCAGGAGGCGGCCCTGGCGGCGCTGCAGCACCTCAAGCACCAGCACCACGAGGTGCTGTTATTCCACATCCTCGACCGCACCACCGAGGCCAACTTCGATTTTGCCGAGCGGCCCTACATCTTCGAAGACGTGGAAACCGGCCTCGAAATCAAGCTGCAGCCTTCGCAAATCAAAGAGCAATATCAAGCGGCCATGACGGCTTACGAGCAGGAACTGGCCCAGCGCTGCGGCCAATTGCGCATCGACTTCGTGCCCGTGGACGTGCGCGAGCCGTTCGAGAAAGTGCTGTATGCCTACCTGGTGAAGCGCGGCAAGGTGCGCTAAAAGAACGAGTACCCCGAAGCTCTGCTTCGGCTCGCGTCTGAGTCGTTCAACGACCGAAGCGGGGCTTCGGGGTACTCGGCCCATTTTTCATTCATTTCCTCTTTTCCCGTGTTCGTTCTCCGCCTCGTTCTCATTTTCACGGTTTCGCTGCTGGTGTTTGCGCCCATCACCGGCTACATCGCCTATAATTACGGGCGCTCGTTCTGGCGGTGGTTTGCATTTGGGATGGTAGTGCCGTTTTTCTCCGTATTTGTAGCGCTGTTTGTAGCCATGCGCCAGCGGGCAGCCGAAGAGAAAGCGGAAGGCCGGCGGCGATAGGAGGCGCGAGGGGGGGTTGAAATCCAGAAGGCGCGGAAACGCCCCGGAAGCCAACTGCCCGCCGCTTGTTTTACTTTCGCGGCGGCGCCGTTGCCGTTTTGCTTACCCTCTTCCCCTTTTTATGTACCAAACGCTGCTCGTTCTTCACTCTTGGTCCCGCTGGTTTGTGGTCATTTTTGGCCTCATTGCCGTGTTTCGCGCCTACACAGGCTACTCCGGCCGCCGGCCCTTCGTGAGCGCCGACAACGGGATGAGCGCCGCCTTTTCGGGCTTTATGTGGCTGCAGGTGCTCATCGGCTTCGGGTTGTATTTCGGCCTCAGCCCCTGGGGACTGAACGCCATGAAGCAGGCCGGCGCCATGCAGGACCCCACCAAGCGCTTCTTCGGCATGGAGCACGTGGCCGTGATGATACTGGCCGCCATTGTGGCCCAGGTGGGCCGCATTGCCGTGAAGAAAACCGCCGACAGCACCCAGAAGCACCGCAAGGCGCTGCTGTATTTCGGCGTGGCGCTGCTGCTTGTGCTGCTCATGATTCCGTGGGGCATCTGGAATCCGGCGCGGCCGTTGTTTCGTTTCGGGTTTTAAGTCTTAAGTTTGAACTGCTGCGTAGTTCGCGCAGCCCCACTTGCTATTTTGCCCGGTTCCTTTTTTCTAGCCTGCCCGTGCCTGCCGCGCCAAAACGAGCCTATTCCGTAGAGGACTTTTCCGACCTCATAAACACGCGCCTGCAAAAGCTGGAAAGCAAGCGCGAGGCCCAGCAGCGCTACGGCAGCCTGCTGGCCGTGCTGCGCCAGCAGGTGGACTCCTACCGCCTGCGCAAAGGGCCGGGCAAGTAGCCGGCCTTCATTGAATCGACACAAAAAAACCTGCCTGCATTGCTGCAGGCAGGTTTTTTTGTGTCGGGATTGCTGCAATTTAAGCGGCACCAGTAACCGCCTGCTCCGGTCCGACCTCCTAGGGCGGTCGGACCGGAGCAGGCGGTGCCTAAATGCCCTGGCCGCCCGATACCTCGATGCGCTGGGCATTGACCCAGCCGGCCTCCGGGGTGCAGAGGAAGGCCACCACCGGGCCAATGTCGGTGGGCAGGCCCACGCGCCCCAGGGCGGTGAGGCTGGCGATGTGGGCGTTGACGTCCTTATTGTCGCGGGTGCGGCCGCCGCCAAAATCGGTTTCGACTGCGCCGGGGGCTACTACATTGACGCGGATGCGGCGCGGGCCCAGGGCCTTGGCCAGGTAGCGGGTCAGGATTTCTACGCCCCCCTTCATGCTGGCGTAGGCCGACGACAAGTCGTTGGTCATTTTGGTGAGGCCCGACGAGATGTTGACGATGCCGCCGCCGTCGTTGAGCAGCGGCAGGGCCTGCTGCGTCAGGAAATAGGGCCCTTTAAAGTGAATGTTCAGCATGTCGTCGAACTGCTGCACCGAGGTGCTGGCAAAGGGCGCGTAGAGGCCCGTGCCGGCGTTGTTGATGAGGAAATCAAACTTTTCAGCGTTGAACGTGTCGCGCAGGGCGGCCTGCACCTGCTCAAAAAAGCGGGCGAAGCTGCTCACGTCCGACGCATCGAGCTGCAGGGCCACTGCCTTGCGGCCCTGGGCCGTGACTTCGGCCACCACAGCCTCGGCTTCGGCCTGCTGGGTGTGGTAAGTGAGGATGACGTCGAGGCCCTTTTGGGCCAGGTTCAGGGCCATGTCTTTGCCCAGGCCGCGGCTGCCGCCGGTGACGAGGGCGATTTTAGAATTGCTCATCGGGTGTGTTGATTGGGGTGAATGATGAGGCAAAGGTCCGGGGCCGCCGGGCGGTGGTTATGGTGAGTAGTTAAGTTTTAATGGGTGGCCCTACCAGGGCAGCACGCCATCGGTGGCCGACGACATCGTGCCGGTGGGGCCGTCGGCCGGCAGCAGGGCCAGGCGGATGGCCTCGGCGGCGCCCTGCGCGGGGGTGTCGGCGCCGGCAAAGCCATTGAGGTCGGTGGCGGTGTAGCCGGGGGCGGCCGAATTCACTTTGATGGCCGTGTCGCGCAGCTCGTAGGCCAGCTGCACGGTGAGCATGTTCAGCGCCGCTTTCGAAGCCGAGTAGCCCAGCAGGGCCCAGTCGTGCTGCCCCACGATGGTGAGCGAACCCAGCGGACTCGACACGTTGACGATGCGCCCCGCCGCGGCCTGCTTCACCAGTGGCAAAAATGCCTGGGTGGCGGCCAGTGTGCCGATGAAATTGGTTTGGAGCGCTTGCTCCACGCTGCGCACGTCGGCCGCACCGGGCGAGCCGTCGCCGGGCACGTTGATGCCCGCGTTGTTGACCAGGATGTCGAGGTGGCCTTCTTCGCGCTGCAGCTGGGCGGCGGCCGCGTCGAGCGTGGCCTGGTTGGCTAGGTCCACTTCGAGGAAGCGGACGTCGCCTTCGGCGGCTAGTTCTGCGGCGGCTTGCTGGCCCCTGGCCGCCTGGCGGGCGCCCAGGTATACCCGGCAGCCGGCTTGCAGCAGGCCCCGCACGATTTCGAAGCCGATGCCTTTGTTGCCGCCGGTGACCAGCGCGATTTTCTTGTTTGCCATGTTTCCTGTGGGTTTGAATAAGTACCCCACAAAGGTCCGGCGGCTTAATAGCAGGCAAACTTCGCCAATCAACCCATCTGTTTTAGATTTCAAACATCTTGGCGCCGCCTCAAGCCAATGGAGGCAGGAGCCTGCCCTGCCGCTTGAGTCAATTCAACAATTTCGTGCAACGACGGGCGCGGACAAGCCCCTACCCCGTTAGGTGGGTGCCGTAAGGCCGCGCTACTTACCCGGCCAGGCGCCGGAATTCGCCTGGCGTTTGGCGGGTGTGGCGCTTGAAGAAGGTGCAGAAGTGGGCCACATCGGCGAAGCCCAGGCCATCGGCAACTTCCGAAACGCTCCAGGTGGTTTGCTTCAGCAGGAGGCGGGCTTCCTGCGCCAGGCGGCGGCTAATGAGGGCGGTGGTGGTGTGGCTGGTGGTTTCCTTGAGCACGCGGTTGAGGTGGTTGACATGCACGGCCAGCTGGTCGGCGTAGTCGGCGGCGGTGCGCAGGCGCAGGGGCGGCTGCGGGCTCTGGCGCGGAAACTGCCGCTCCAGCAGCTCCGCAAACTGCGTGGCCACGCGCTCGGCGGCGCTGTGGGTGGCCAGCGGGGACGGCACCGGCTGCAGCTTCTGCACCAAGTGTATCAGCTCCCAGAGGTAGGTGCGCAGCAGGTCGGGCTTGTAGGCGTAGGCGGAGGGCAGCTCGTGCGCCATCTTCTCAAAAATGGCTTCCAGCGCTGCGCAATCGGCCTGGGCCACTTCCCACACCGGGTAGGCACCGGGCCGGAAAATGGGCAGCTCGGCCAGCACCACCCCGGAGCGGGCGGGCAGCAAAAACGCATCATCAAACACGCAGCAGTAGCCGGCCGGCTCGTCGGTGAGCGGCAGCCAGCGGTAGGGCACCTGCGGCGTCACCAGAAACAGGGTATTGGCGCCCACATGCGGGGGTTGGTCGGCGCGCTCCACCTGGCTGGGGCTGCGGCAGAGCGTGATTTTGTAGTAGGCCCGCCGGTTGAAATTCATGGGCGGCGCCCCGCGCAGGTCGGCCAGCGGAAACACGTTGAAGTGCCCCACGCCTTTCCCCATGTCCGGCGGCGGCAACACCCCCACGGCCGACCCGGGCGTAGGGGCGCACGCTTCGTAAAAGGCGGCGAGCGTATTGGGTTTAAGTGGGGTGGCGGTGCGCATTCAGGCGGGCAGGTAAGCGGTGGCCAAAGGAGCAACGGGCTGCCGCGCGTCGGAAGCCGCGGCGGCATCTTTCGCGGCGGTGGCGGCGCGCTCCGCCGCCCACACCTGTTCGCGGTATTGCTTGGGCGTGCAGCCCTGGAAGCGCTTGAAAAACTTGGTGAAGTTGGAAGGGTCGTAGGTGAGGTTGGCGGCCACGTCGGCCACCGAGCGGCGGGGGTCGCGCAGCAGCTGCCGGGCTATTTCCAGGATGCGCTCCTCGAAAAAGTAGCACGGCGAGTGCCCGGTGGCCTCTTTGATGGTGTTGCTCAGGTGCGTGGCGTGAATGCAGAGGATGCCGGCGAAGTCGCGGATTTCGAACATCTCGGTGGCGCGGCCGGCCACGATGTCGGCTAGGTGCCGGTCCACTTCGCGCAGGTAGTCGGCGGTGATTTCATGCCGGCGGGCGAAAAGCGTGGGGGGAAGGGCGGTGGGTTTACGCATGAAGGTAGCACTCGTAATTAAACGACTAGATTTAGGTCTCCTCACCTATTTAACGGCCCTTGTAATCTAAAAGCTGTGTCCAGAAGGTACACCATAGACAATATAATAATACCCGATAACCCCTACTTGTTTCCTAGCATGGACCTCAATATCCGTTGCATGGAGGCAGTGCGGCTCGCGCTGCCAAAAATTCTTTCAGAACTCCCCGCAACGGTCGAATACGATTTGTTTCTCATTCACGGGCCTTACGTGCCCGAGGACTCAGAACCAGCTTATCCCGTCTTTGGCGTGCATTGTCCGGATGAGGAGTCGAGGGCAGCATTGGCTGCGCTCGATTATTGGGAGATGAATGAGCGGGTCAATAATTGGATAACCCAGCTGGGGCAGGCGGAGCTATTACAGCGTGCTTATTTTGTCGACTACGTTGACATGAAGCTATTGGGAAACCAGAAAGTTTATCCCATTCGATGATGCACGCTGCAAGGGTCGACCTCACACTATCGGTTTCAGCCCCGCCGCTCCCCCAGCGGCGGGGCTTTTTCGTGCCCCTTCAAAACAAAATCCTACCTTCGCCCTACCAATCTTCCCTCCCACCCAACCCCCATTTCATGCCCACCCTGCACGACCACGCCCACATCGGCGGCCAACAACTGCGTCCCGAAAGTTTGATGATGAGCTACGGCTACACCCCCGCCTGGAGCGAGGGCGCCATCAAACCCCCTATTTTTCAGACGTCTACCTTCGTCTTCAGCAGCGCCGAGCAGGGCAAAGCATACTTCGAGCTGGCCTACGGCTTGCGCCAAGCCAACCCCGACGAGGAAATGGGCCTCATCTATTCCCGCCTCAACAACCCCAGCCTCGAAATTCTGGAGCACCGCCTCACCCTCTGGGACGGTGCCGAGGACGCGGCCAGCTTCGCCAGCGGCATGGCCGCCATCAGCACCACGCTGCTGGCCCTGCTCAAGCCCGGCGACGTGGTGCTGCACTCCGAGCCCGTGTACGGCGGCTCCGATTTCTTTTTGAAAAACGTGCTGCCCAAGTTCGGCATCACCGCCGTGGGCTTCCGCCCCACCGCCACCCCCGAGGAGCTCACTGCTCAGGTAGCCGGCATTGAGCAGGGCCGCCTGGCCATGATTTTCGTGGAAACGCCCGCCAACCCCACCAACCACCTCGTCGACCTGGAAGCCTGCGCCGCCCTGGCCCGCCAGCACGGCACCCCGGAGCATCCCATCCGCCTGGTGGTCGACAACACCTTCCTTGGTCCGGTTTTCCAGCATCCGCTCAAGCACGGGGCCGACGTGGTGCTGTACTCGGCCACCAAGTTTCTGGGCGGCCATTCCGACCTCATCGCCGGCGCGGCCCTGGCCAGCAAGGCCCTCATGAAGGAGATAAAAGCCATGCGCACCTTCATGGGCACCATGTGCGACCCCAATACCGGCTGGATGCTCATGCGCAGCCTCGAAACCCTGAAGCTGCGCATGGAGCGCGCCGCCCAGTCGGCCCAAACCATTGCCGACTGGCTGCGGCAGCACCCGCTGGTGGCGCGCACCTACTACCTCACGCACCTGGAGCACTGCCCCGCGCAGCAGGACATCTACCGCCGCCACTGCCTCTCGCCCGGCTCCATGATTTCATTCGACATCCGGGGCGGCGAGCCCGAAGCTTTCCGCTTCCTCAACGCCCTGCGCCTCATCAAGCTGGCCGTGAGCCTGGGCGGCACCGAAAGCCTCGCCGAGCACCCCGCCACCATGACGCACTCCGACATCTCGGTGCCCGAGCAGGCCGAAATGGGCATTACCGCCCAGATGATTCGCCTGAGCATTGGCGTGGAGGACCCGCGCGATTTGATGATGGATTTGGAGCAGGCATTCGCGGCCGTGGGCGTGGCGCAGGAGCGGGAGTTGGAACTGGCGTAGCGTTTTTCGCTTGCCGTCTCAATATGCCTTGGTTGGGTTGACAGTACATTGGCAACCCAACCAAGGCATTTGCTTTCTTGCCAATGTTTCGATGATATACTCCAGCGCATCCCATCGTGTGGCCAGAGTCACTGCCTGGCTTTACTTTTTGTCAATAGCAACTATATGTCACGGGCAGGTTGAAAATTTGAAGACAACCTATCCTGGCTTAAAAACACTGGTTTGGGCCCCTGGCAAAACGACTTACGAGAGCTTTGGCCAATGCACTCCCTGCATTTTAGAAACCTATGGTAAGGATGGTCATTTATACACTAAAGCTGTCCAATACACTGATTGTGGAGTTGGTTTCTACAACGAATATTACCCGAACGGCAAGCTAAAAATCACGGGTCAGCACAGGGAAAACGACACTGGCAAATGGAGCGACATCTACGCGCGAGGTTTTTGTTGGGTCAAAACCGGCGAGTGGATTTTCTATTCCGACACGGGCAAGTTCCTTGGCAAGGAGTACTGGAAAGATGGCTTTTTCCTAAAACAAATGCCCGAGTTCTCCTTTAATGAGGCGTGGAAAATTGACCTCGTTCTGGAAGGCAATGTTCTCGAAAAAGATGCCCGCATTAATATGGCTGACATCAATAAATTGACCGTCATACCTTTTTTTAAGAATAAGTCCAACAATAAATCAGCTTACTGTAGCACGCTAACCCTATCTGCAACGGGCAAAACGCAGATACGTGTTGAATTTTCGGAGAACGGGAAATTGGAAACGGATGTCTATTCCCTGCTCCGGGCAAAAGGATATACTGACCCAAGTAAAATCAGCCTTTATATTATAACGACCAATCAAATTGACAAGAAACAAAGCTGGGGACAGTTCCTCAAATTCAAGTGATATGCGTTCAGCGCAGCAAAATGTGTATCAGCAGAAACAAAAAGAGCCAGCCGTCTCCTCATCGGCTGGCTCTTTTTTGTTGCGCAAATCCTGTAGTTGGCGCGGCGAAATGGCAGTAGTGAGTGGTAACCCGTGCTGCAACTTTATGAACCAAAAAAATAACTTGTCCTCCGCAGCGCTACGATTTATCTTAGCTGCTTAACACCTCATTTTCTGCTACTCAACGCTATGATGTTCGACTACTCTACGCACCTGACGGCGGTGGTGGCCGCCGAAGCCCTGGAAAACGCACCCGCGCACGGGGGCGCCCGGGCCCACCACACCTGCCTGGACTGCGGCGCGGCCCTGACCGATAAGTTTTGCGCCCACTGCGGCCAATCGGCCGACACGCACCGCATCACGCTCAAGCACTTACTGCTACACGACTTGCCGCACTCCGTCTGGCACGTCGATAAAGGGCTGGTGTACACCTTTTATCAAATGCTCACACGCCCGGGCCTCACCATCCGGGGGTACCTGGCCGGGCAGCGCACGCGCCTGTTCCGCCCGGTGAGCTACCTGCTGCTGCTGGTGGGCTTCTCGGCGCTGGTGATGTCGGCCTTTCAGGTCGACCTGCAGCAGGCCATGCTGTCGTCGCAGCCCACCGCGGCGGGTTCGCCATCGGTGGGGCTGATGTCGGTGGTGATGGAGCGCTACTTCTCCATCACCATGAAGCACCCCTACCTGATGCAGCTGGTGCTCATGCCGCTCAACAGCGTGGTGGCGTGGTGGCTGCTGCGGCGGGCGGGCTACAACTACGCCGAGATATTGCTGGCCAGCTGCTTCATCGGGGGCACCCTTACTGTCATCAACCTCACCGTGATGCTGCCCGCGCTGCTGGCCGGCAACCCGGCCTTCCTGAAGCTGGCTTCGCAGCTAGTCTTTATCCCGACGCTCGTTTATTCATTCTGGGTGCACGCGCAGCTACTGCAGGCTGCCCCCAAATTCACTGCGGTGCGGCGCTACAGCCGGGCACTGGGCATTTCAGTGCTGCAGATTGTGGTCCTGCTCCTAGCGGCAGTAGTGTGCATTGCCGTGCTCACGGTGCAGGTACTAAACGAGCGCCCGGACCTGCGGCCAAAAGCCGCTTCTAAAAAGCCCTCGGCAGCGGCCACCCGCTAGTCACCTCCAACCGTCTCAAAATCAAATGGGCCGGCCGCTGATGAAGCGGCCGGCTCTTTTTGTGCCATGCACACGCGGCATCGGTTTCCACTGGTGCTTTCACAAAGCGGGCGGCTCAACCCAACTCATCATCCGCCTACTTATGCTGATAGATGCGATGCTGCGGTATTTGACGCACCAGTTGGTACTGCCGGGCAAGGCTGTCGGGCAGCTGCTCGTCGCCATACACCACGTAATACGCCGTCTGCGCCGATTCGCAAGGCAGAAAACAGGGTAGCCCGCGCTGCTCCGCAATATGGTGGGCGCTGAAGCTTTCCCAGGAAAAAGTGATGCTGTGGCCCGCCGGAATCAGCTTTAGCTGCGTTTCCAGGGTTCGATACGCTTTGTTGTTATCGAAAGAGTAGAGCCTTTCAGCGTATGCAACGGGGTTGTCCTTCGCAAATTTGAACCCCAAAACCAGCAGCAGCCCGGTAACTATACCGAACTGCCAGCGGCGCGGATGCCAGTGGGCCGGCACCTGGGCCAGCAGCCAGTAAAGCGTAACCGGCACCAGCGCCAGGGCCAGGCTGAAGTGTCCTATCAAATTGCGCGAAAAGGTGCTGCGGCGCATGCCCAGCGTCGTGGCCACCAGCGCGAACAGCAACAGCGCATAGAACAGGCCGTAAGCAAACCACGCCGTATGGCGCCGGGCCCGCAGCAGCAGCAGCGGCAGCAGCAGGGCCACCACGTAGCTCAGCTGTACGCCCAGCACTTTCGAGCGCGAGAAACAGTAAGTGGCATAACTCCCGAAATTCTGACCCATACCGGGCAAAAACTCCCGGAGCGTTTCCGTCTTGGGGCGCACGTACCCGTTGCTGGCAATGGCAGCCAGCCCCGAAAAGCACAGCGCGGGCAAATAGAACAGATAGACTGCCACCAGAACTGCCACCTGGTAACGCCAGAAGCGCCAGTCCA
Proteins encoded in this region:
- a CDS encoding DUF58 domain-containing protein — translated: MPLDLASIRSFENLEFLARQLVDGFITGLHQSPYHGFSVEFSEHRLYNPGESTRHIDWKVFARTDKLFVKRYEEETNLRAHLLLDVSPSMYYPAPGHDKLKFSILASAALTTLLTRQRDAVGLVTFADTIELQTPVRSTSTHRHTLLLALQQLLERPPAPKSGRGTDVAGTIHAIAQQIPKRSLVIVFSDMLGRGAAEQEAALAALQHLKHQHHEVLLFHILDRTTEANFDFAERPYIFEDVETGLEIKLQPSQIKEQYQAAMTAYEQELAQRCGQLRIDFVPVDVREPFEKVLYAYLVKRGKVR
- a CDS encoding SDR family NAD(P)-dependent oxidoreductase translates to MSNSKIALVTGGSRGLGKDMALNLAQKGLDVILTYHTQQAEAEAVVAEVTAQGRKAVALQLDASDVSSFARFFEQVQAALRDTFNAEKFDFLINNAGTGLYAPFASTSVQQFDDMLNIHFKGPYFLTQQALPLLNDGGGIVNISSGLTKMTNDLSSAYASMKGGVEILTRYLAKALGPRRIRVNVVAPGAVETDFGGGRTRDNKDVNAHIASLTALGRVGLPTDIGPVVAFLCTPEAGWVNAQRIEVSGGQGI
- a CDS encoding SDR family NAD(P)-dependent oxidoreductase — encoded protein: MANKKIALVTGGNKGIGFEIVRGLLQAGCRVYLGARQAARGQQAAAELAAEGDVRFLEVDLANQATLDAAAAQLQREEGHLDILVNNAGINVPGDGSPGAADVRSVEQALQTNFIGTLAATQAFLPLVKQAAAGRIVNVSSPLGSLTIVGQHDWALLGYSASKAALNMLTVQLAYELRDTAIKVNSAAPGYTATDLNGFAGADTPAQGAAEAIRLALLPADGPTGTMSSATDGVLPW
- a CDS encoding helix-turn-helix domain-containing protein, giving the protein MRTATPLKPNTLAAFYEACAPTPGSAVGVLPPPDMGKGVGHFNVFPLADLRGAPPMNFNRRAYYKITLCRSPSQVERADQPPHVGANTLFLVTPQVPYRWLPLTDEPAGYCCVFDDAFLLPARSGVVLAELPIFRPGAYPVWEVAQADCAALEAIFEKMAHELPSAYAYKPDLLRTYLWELIHLVQKLQPVPSPLATHSAAERVATQFAELLERQFPRQSPQPPLRLRTAADYADQLAVHVNHLNRVLKETTSHTTTALISRRLAQEARLLLKQTTWSVSEVADGLGFADVAHFCTFFKRHTRQTPGEFRRLAG
- a CDS encoding helix-turn-helix domain-containing protein translates to MRKPTALPPTLFARRHEITADYLREVDRHLADIVAGRATEMFEIRDFAGILCIHATHLSNTIKEATGHSPCYFFEERILEIARQLLRDPRRSVADVAANLTYDPSNFTKFFKRFQGCTPKQYREQVWAAERAATAAKDAAAASDARQPVAPLATAYLPA
- a CDS encoding cystathionine gamma-synthase family protein — its product is MPTLHDHAHIGGQQLRPESLMMSYGYTPAWSEGAIKPPIFQTSTFVFSSAEQGKAYFELAYGLRQANPDEEMGLIYSRLNNPSLEILEHRLTLWDGAEDAASFASGMAAISTTLLALLKPGDVVLHSEPVYGGSDFFLKNVLPKFGITAVGFRPTATPEELTAQVAGIEQGRLAMIFVETPANPTNHLVDLEACAALARQHGTPEHPIRLVVDNTFLGPVFQHPLKHGADVVLYSATKFLGGHSDLIAGAALASKALMKEIKAMRTFMGTMCDPNTGWMLMRSLETLKLRMERAAQSAQTIADWLRQHPLVARTYYLTHLEHCPAQQDIYRRHCLSPGSMISFDIRGGEPEAFRFLNALRLIKLAVSLGGTESLAEHPATMTHSDISVPEQAEMGITAQMIRLSIGVEDPRDLMMDLEQAFAAVGVAQERELELA
- a CDS encoding toxin-antitoxin system YwqK family antitoxin codes for the protein MARVTAWLYFLSIATICHGQVENLKTTYPGLKTLVWAPGKTTYESFGQCTPCILETYGKDGHLYTKAVQYTDCGVGFYNEYYPNGKLKITGQHRENDTGKWSDIYARGFCWVKTGEWIFYSDTGKFLGKEYWKDGFFLKQMPEFSFNEAWKIDLVLEGNVLEKDARINMADINKLTVIPFFKNKSNNKSAYCSTLTLSATGKTQIRVEFSENGKLETDVYSLLRAKGYTDPSKISLYIITTNQIDKKQSWGQFLKFK
- a CDS encoding DUF3667 domain-containing protein, with product MMFDYSTHLTAVVAAEALENAPAHGGARAHHTCLDCGAALTDKFCAHCGQSADTHRITLKHLLLHDLPHSVWHVDKGLVYTFYQMLTRPGLTIRGYLAGQRTRLFRPVSYLLLLVGFSALVMSAFQVDLQQAMLSSQPTAAGSPSVGLMSVVMERYFSITMKHPYLMQLVLMPLNSVVAWWLLRRAGYNYAEILLASCFIGGTLTVINLTVMLPALLAGNPAFLKLASQLVFIPTLVYSFWVHAQLLQAAPKFTAVRRYSRALGISVLQIVVLLLAAVVCIAVLTVQVLNERPDLRPKAASKKPSAAATR